The region CGGCAACCTTGTTCCCGCCGAAAGCATCGAGCGCCAATTACGCGAACAAATCGAAAGCGAAAAGGGCTGGGGAAAATAATCCCCACGTCTCGCTTTGAAACATCTTGAGACGCCAATCTTGCACTATTCTTACAATCTGAAAGTTTCTCAATCTAGGTCTTAAGACAAAAGGTTTGGGCGACGAAGAGTAATGCATGATCCACGCAAGTGTAAAATCAGCCTTACTTCTGTTCGTATCGGTGGCTATTCTATCAGGGTGTGAAGACCCTGCCGTTAACGTGTTAACGTTAGGAAGAAAATTAGCAGCACCGGTTTTAACCAGTTCAAGTCCTTTTGATCAGGATTTGGAAACACAAGGCTATGTTCGCATCACGGGTACGTGTGATCCGCGCGTGGGTTCAATCTCTATCAGTTTTGACGATGCCACTTGGAAATACGCACCGTCTTCCACGACGACGGCAACAACTGCTGGCAATACCAGTACGACAGTTACCAATGACAACGATTGTGCTGATGGAAAATTTGATATCTATCTGACCAAATCGGACATCTTAAACACATGGGGTATTGATACTGACAGTGACAGCACTGATGTCACAAACATCTATATAAAAGGTGAAGCGTGGTTCGGTGACACCAGAACTTTGACTTTGACGGATCCCAAGAAAAACGACCCCACACAAAGTGGACAAGCTGCCAAAGTGGTTTTGCGCAAAGTCTTTCCGGCAGGTTTTGGTGGTGCGGGTACTTGTGAAATGTTTAATGCTGTGGTGGTTGATGCCAATGGAAATGAAACATCATCGCGCACAGCTTTAACATTCGGATTGTCTAACACTACCGGCGCCGATATTCCGGCTTATTCCTCTGCCAGCGATTGCTTATCAACTTATAATCCTAAAACTGCTTTCGGAATTGCAGCAAACTCAAGTAACATCTTCATTTACATAAAGATGCCAACAACTCCCCTGGATACGGCTATTGGATTTAATGTGACGAATCTGTCTTCATTAAGTGCACCATCCACAGCAACGGCTGTGATTTTGCGTGATCCGGCCTCCAGCCGTCGTTTTATCGCAGCCACTGACATGCCATCAACGATGTATAAAAACGTCTGCTATCCTGTGACTTTGCAGCGCATGGATTACAACAAGACATCTCCGTATACATATACTTCTGTAAACTTAACTTTAAGTCCAAGCGACTCAAAACTTCAGTTCTTTGCCGCAAGCGACTGCTCTTCATCTTCGGCAACAACAGTTGCAACAATTGGCCCTTCCGTTTACTCCGTAACGATTTACGCAAAATATGCAATGTCGGGCGCCAGCACGACGACATTCACGAAAATCAACCTGAACTACACCGCATCGGATTCGAATTTCGATACACCTGCGATTCCATTCCGAGTTGATTTGTCGGATAAGACTGCCGTTGCAAAAATTGATTTCTGGGGTCCAAATACTTTAAGCCGTAACATCTGCCATCCTTATACCGTCGTCACCGCAAACAGCAACTGGACATCTGTTCCTGCTGACAAAGACTATTTCGTCAGCTTTGCTTCAAGCCAAACGGCGGCAGGCCTTGAATTCTATTCTGATTCTGGATGCTCGACTTCAGCTTCGACCTTAACCATCACTCAAGGGGCTATTGGATCGAAAGTTTATGTGAAAGCCACTGCAGGACAAAATGCGACAAGCCAAATCAGCATGTCATCGACAGGATTAAATACTGTCACTCGTGATGTGACTGTGGGAGTCGTGGCAACGAACTATTATTTCGACATGGCCCAAAGTTATACCATCACGAAAGATACTTGTACTTACTTGATGTTGAACTTATCTGACTCGACAGGAACAGCCATCCCTGCCTTGAGTCCTATCAACTTATTATTCACAGTAAACTCGGCAGGCTCCGTAGCTGGTGATGTCACATTGTATACGGATTCAAGCTGTACAACAGGCTATGCTGAAAATGTTCCTGCAGCTATCAGTCCATACAGTACGAATAATTATAAGTTCTATGTGAAAGTAGCCGCTAGCTACACAGGAACAAGCCTGACCCTTTTATTTACAGGAACAGGCCTTCTAACTTTGCCACTCATGTACGGGACGTTTGCAGTTGGTCCTTAGAGCTTTTCTCTCAAAAGCTCTAAGAAAGCTTCACGATCCTTTTCAGGATGCATGATGAAGCTTTCTGTTTTGTCGTTAGACGCAACGGTGATCGCCTGAAACTCATCAATGCAAATATCCAAGCAACTCGAAGTCACTACGCGAATTTTTTTCCCGTCACCGCTTTCCTTCAGGCTTTTCTTATAATACATCTTTAAAAAATCTGCGACGTTCGCTTCTTTCATACCCGAAATTGATTTACCACACTTAGTGCAAATCATCACAACGGCATCACTCCAAGGATTTTCTTCTTTGCGAATCATGGCTTACTCCTACAATAATTTCTTTAGCTGCTGCCATAAAATCTTACCCAGGTCACTGCGCGGAATACTCGACACAGTATGGGTCTTTCTTATTTTTTCAAACGGCAAAACTTTTGCACTATACGATTCTGCAATCTTCGCGCTCATGTCTTCAGATAAGGTACTAACCATATGAATTTCCGAGCCTAATCGCTCTGAGGGCATATCTAAGAGCGTCACTTGCATTGCCCACTGCGGATCAAGGTCTAATACGGCTTGTTCAAGAAGCGCCCGCAGTCTGGCGACATTTGTACCCTCGCCGCCAATTTTAATGTAGTCCTTGCTTCTGCCTGAAATTTTTAAGGCCTGACCTTGCACTTCACCGCGATCTTCTGTCGTGAACCAGTTTCCAACCTTAGGATCCCAGTGTTTTATGCCTTCAGAGGTGTTTTGCGCATAACACGTGAACAATGACTCCGCGGTGACTTCCAAAAAACCTTCGGCATTCGATCTGGCCTGCGCATGAGACAGCAATTCAATTTCAGGATAAACAGAGTCTTTCAAGGAGTCTAATTTGGCAGTCGCTATTTGCGAAGCCGTTTCGGTCATTCCATAGCTTGGCAAAAGCGGCCAACCCAACGCACGACCGCGGTCATATAACGAAACCTCTAAAGCTCCCCCGCCGACAACAACAGCTCGTAAATGACCGGGCGATTTATAGCCACGCTCGATTAAATCAAAAACCTGAGTCGGGACCAAAGCAGAGAGTGTGCATTTCTCTGTCACCAAGATATTATAGAAATGATCCGCATCCCAACGCGCATCTTTAAGCGCCGGAACCACACGAGCCCCTGATAACATCGCGCGAACTTCAATTCCAAATCCGCCCACATGAAAATGTGGCAGAACTTGCGTCCACACATCTTGATCCGTTGCTTGCAAATGCTTATTTACGGAATTCGCCGAAGCCCTCAACGCGTTTTTAGATAAAGCCACTAGCTTCGTCGTACTTGCAGACTCCGCCGTGGAGCCCGATGTCGCGATCCACACATGGCTTTTTAAACCACGCTCTTGTTGCGCTTTTTCAGCAAGATTTTGAAGCGTTTTAAAATCTGCTAAAGGCCATCGCGGATTTAGTAATATCAGATTGTCGTCGGAATAAAGCGCCGTGCTTAATTGAGTTTCTGCCATGGCAAATCTCTTAAGATCAGATCAAAGCCAATTCCAGTACCTTTGATATTGGCAAAGAAAGGACCCGTGGTATTGATTGCCGCCGCAAATTGGTCTAATTGGTAGGAACGATAAGTCATACACCCCGCATCCAACATCATATTTGGATAGAGCTCTTTCAATTCCATCGCCACCGCCAAGGCACCAAATGACCCGACGGGGTGATCCATATAACTTGTAACAACAGCTTTTAAACCAAATTTCTTACAGCGCTCGATCGCCTTATCAACATCCATTTTTGCTGGCTTGATAACCAAAATATCGAACGGTGCCTTAGTCATAGTATCCCAAGCAACTTTTTCATAGGGAGCATCCAAGGCGATTTTCACAAGCTTCTTAGCATCTGCCCACATCTCAGCATCGTAGGGAAATGGATCTTCGACGTATTCAATCCAAACTTTTTCCTGAGCAGAAAGACCGCTAAAGAATCGCTCGAAGGTCTGCCAGCTGCCTGTGCCATTAAAATCCAAACGAATTTTAAAACCCGCTGCCGCCATGCGAGTGATTGCAAGAGCTTCAGCCTCAAGATCGCGACCGACTTTCAGTTTAATTGTCGAAAAACTTTGGCGTTTTAATTCATCAAGAAAACCCGGAATGATTTCTGCGGAATTTGAAATCAGAAAGTTATTACGAACTTTCTCTCCAGTTGTCAGAATTGTTTTTCCTTTTTTTCGAAGGTTCGCATCTTTGCGAGCCAACCAAATCGTCTGCTCCACTTGCGGAGAGATTTTTCCTTTTTTAAGGGCTGCCAACTGCTCATCCAACGGCGTATCGCCCAACTCTGGCCAAGGATGCAAATCACCATAGCCCACGAATCCTTGCGGCCACTCCACTTTGATCAAAGCTCCGCGGCGAGGAAGGCCTGCGCTGACTGCATTCAAAGTTGTAAAAGGAGTGAGCGTGTATTCGTAGTAGCTAAGTTTAATCAAAGTGCAAATCCTAGGGTGATTAAAAGTCCAAAGACCAAGTGCAACCCTGCTGCTTGACCCAAGAACTTATTATAAACAGGTCCCGGTTCCGTTTTGAAAACATTTTTTGTAAGCTTAACCGCCAACGGAAGCGCAAATAACGAAACGATAGCTGGGATTTTATACCCTTCAAACCACCAGTAAAGGTTTAAGACAAATGGCAAGAAAGCCATCGCAGCGATTTCGTAACGAGAAAACTTCACCCCAAAGCGGACAGCCAAGGTCTTTTTGTTCACTAAACGGTCGCCCGCATGATCACGCAAGTTGTTCACTGCTATCAAAGCCGTCGCATGGAAACCGATTTGCAAGCCCAAAACAAAAGCTTCAATCATCCAGTCACCAGTATTTAGGAACACCATTCCCATGACCGCCAGCAAACCAAAAAATAAGATCACAAACAGATCACCCAATCCCAAGTATGCCAAGGGGAACGGACCCGCGGTGTAAGAGTAACCCATCAAAACCGAGGCAATACCGATCGCCACGATCACCATCCCACCCTTCATTACGAGCGGAATGCCGCAAGCGATGGCCAAAGCGAAACACAAAGAGCCCAAAGCCATCACTTGATTGCCGGTCAAAATTCCGGCCTGCGTGATGCGCTGAGGACCAATACGTTTTTCAGTATCAGCACCTTTTTTGAAATCCACCGCATCGTTCACTAAATTCGTACCGATTTGGATAAGGAAGGAAGCTGCCAAGGCATAAAATAAAACATGCCCATCCCAGGAAAGACCGATGGCTTTCACCAACGCAGTCGCAGCCAGGCATGGCACCAAAGCCGCAGTGAGGGTTTTAGGTCGGAAAGCTAAAAGAACACTCTTAATTTGACTCATGGGCGCATCATACACTGTTTTTCATGTGACCAAAAGCACTTCTAATGGCAAATCTGAATCGTAAACTTAAGAGGAGGTCCCCGTGAACTTTGTAACCCTGATCGCTTTTCTCGCAGGTGCATTGATTGCCGGTGTCGTCGTTTATTTCAAATCTAAAGCCCAAGCGATGTCTGAAAAGTCGCAAATGATGGCTGACGTTCAATCTTTGCAGATGAAGAACGAACTTCTGACGCAGAACCTCGCTGACACCAAAGCTTTGATGAGCGAAGCTCGCAAACAGCAAGAAGAGCTTACAAACCGCATGAACACGCAGTTTGAAAACATGGCTCAAAAGATTTTCGAGGAAAAGTCCGCAAAATTTGCGGATCAGAACCACAAAAACATCTCTTCTGTTTTGGAACCCCTAAAAGAACGCATCAAAGATTTTGAAAAGAAAGTGGAAGAGTCCTACTCCACTGAGCGTTCCGAGCGCGGTGTGCTGCGCGGAGAACTTACGAAACTGATGGAACTGAACAAAGTCATGTCCACCGAAACTCAGAATTTAACGAAAGCTTTGAAAGGTGAAACAAAAACTCAAGGCAACTGGGGCGAATTGATTTTAGAAAACATCTTGGAACGTTCGGGCCTTCGTAAAGGCGAAGAGTACATCGTTCAAGGCGTTGACATGGATTTACGCGGAGAAGACGGGCAAATGCTTCGTCCTGACGTGATCGTGAACCTTCCCGATAACAAGCACTTGATCGTCGATTCTAAGATGACTTTGGTGGCTTACGAACAATACTCGTCTGCAGAATCGTTAGAGGAGCAGGAGCGCTTCGGTAAATTCCATATCGATTCTTTGAAAAAGCACATCGATGGTTTATCTGAAAAGAAATATCATGCCGCTGACAAGTTGATCTCTCCAGATTTCGTGATCTTGTTTATGCCATTGGAGCCAGCATTCGCATTGGCGTTTAAGTTGAAACCAGACATTTTCCAATACGCATGGGAGCGCAATATTGCCATCGTCAGCCCCACGACATTGCTGGCAACATTAAGAACGGTGACAGCTCTATGGAAACAAGATCGCCAAGAAAAAAACGCCCTAGAGATCGCAAAACGCGGTGGTCTGTTATATGAAAAATTCGCAAACCTTCTTAAAGACATCCAAAACCTAGGGGA is a window of Bdellovibrio sp. SKB1291214 DNA encoding:
- the menC gene encoding o-succinylbenzoate synthase MenC — encoded protein: MIKLSYYEYTLTPFTTLNAVSAGLPRRGALIKVEWPQGFVGYGDLHPWPELGDTPLDEQLAALKKGKISPQVEQTIWLARKDANLRKKGKTILTTGEKVRNNFLISNSAEIIPGFLDELKRQSFSTIKLKVGRDLEAEALAITRMAAAGFKIRLDFNGTGSWQTFERFFSGLSAQEKVWIEYVEDPFPYDAEMWADAKKLVKIALDAPYEKVAWDTMTKAPFDILVIKPAKMDVDKAIERCKKFGLKAVVTSYMDHPVGSFGALAVAMELKELYPNMMLDAGCMTYRSYQLDQFAAAINTTGPFFANIKGTGIGFDLILRDLPWQKLN
- a CDS encoding DNA recombination protein RmuC, translating into MNFVTLIAFLAGALIAGVVVYFKSKAQAMSEKSQMMADVQSLQMKNELLTQNLADTKALMSEARKQQEELTNRMNTQFENMAQKIFEEKSAKFADQNHKNISSVLEPLKERIKDFEKKVEESYSTERSERGVLRGELTKLMELNKVMSTETQNLTKALKGETKTQGNWGELILENILERSGLRKGEEYIVQGVDMDLRGEDGQMLRPDVIVNLPDNKHLIVDSKMTLVAYEQYSSAESLEEQERFGKFHIDSLKKHIDGLSEKKYHAADKLISPDFVILFMPLEPAFALAFKLKPDIFQYAWERNIAIVSPTTLLATLRTVTALWKQDRQEKNALEIAKRGGLLYEKFANLLKDIQNLGEKLGAAQKAHEEVIKKVSEGRGNLIDQVEDLKRLGAKTEKSLPQLETT
- the menA gene encoding 1,4-dihydroxy-2-naphthoate octaprenyltransferase, producing the protein MSQIKSVLLAFRPKTLTAALVPCLAATALVKAIGLSWDGHVLFYALAASFLIQIGTNLVNDAVDFKKGADTEKRIGPQRITQAGILTGNQVMALGSLCFALAIACGIPLVMKGGMVIVAIGIASVLMGYSYTAGPFPLAYLGLGDLFVILFFGLLAVMGMVFLNTGDWMIEAFVLGLQIGFHATALIAVNNLRDHAGDRLVNKKTLAVRFGVKFSRYEIAAMAFLPFVLNLYWWFEGYKIPAIVSLFALPLAVKLTKNVFKTEPGPVYNKFLGQAAGLHLVFGLLITLGFAL
- a CDS encoding AMP-binding protein, which produces MAETQLSTALYSDDNLILLNPRWPLADFKTLQNLAEKAQQERGLKSHVWIATSGSTAESASTTKLVALSKNALRASANSVNKHLQATDQDVWTQVLPHFHVGGFGIEVRAMLSGARVVPALKDARWDADHFYNILVTEKCTLSALVPTQVFDLIERGYKSPGHLRAVVVGGGALEVSLYDRGRALGWPLLPSYGMTETASQIATAKLDSLKDSVYPEIELLSHAQARSNAEGFLEVTAESLFTCYAQNTSEGIKHWDPKVGNWFTTEDRGEVQGQALKISGRSKDYIKIGGEGTNVARLRALLEQAVLDLDPQWAMQVTLLDMPSERLGSEIHMVSTLSEDMSAKIAESYSAKVLPFEKIRKTHTVSSIPRSDLGKILWQQLKKLL
- a CDS encoding (2Fe-2S) ferredoxin domain-containing protein; its protein translation is MIRKEENPWSDAVVMICTKCGKSISGMKEANVADFLKMYYKKSLKESGDGKKIRVVTSSCLDICIDEFQAITVASNDKTESFIMHPEKDREAFLELLREKL